The genomic region TGGTAGAGAACATCCGTCTCGAAATCAACGAAAGTAATTCCGAGTCAGCGCCTAGTTTGACCGATCATAGGAATACCGGCTGGTTGGCACAGCCCGAAGTCTATCTTTATGACCTGTCCAACAGATCCCAACTGCAGGCACAAGTGATAGACTGCAAACCCTACTATCCCAATCTTAGGATCCCTCCGCCTGAAGACGGAGGAGCATGTCAATTAGGATGTCGAGTCAAATCCTCTCTCGTCGAGAACTCATGAGTGATCGAATTAACAAATCATTCACGACGTGGTTTCATCGATGCAAACGAAAAAACTCCAATAACACGAATGGGTCGATTAACTAGCTGACGGGGAGATATCGATATTTAGACTCTTACGGATAATTTGAGTGAAGCCCATTGAGCATAAGAAGTACCAGACAATCCACGCCTGAATCGGACCAAGCACAGAGTCGGTCCATGCAACTTCACCGACTAGTGGAAGGACGAGAGTACTAAGTGAAACCTGTGCTTCTGCGTTCGCGCCAACGCCAATTGACCAGTACATCCAGAGGAAGACAGGGATAGTTAGAAACATGATCCAGACCATCGGGCGGAACTGTTCTTTAAACATTCCAAGTTGATCGCCCATTGCATCCATCTGTTCGTCTTGGATTGCATCAAGCGCATCGTCATCTCCCTCTTCTTTGGCTTCTTTTCGTCGCTCTTGAATCTCTTTCATACGTGATTGATATGCAGACATCTTTTCCATGTTCATCAGATTTGCCTGGAGTAATGTTGAGTAAAGCCCTGTAGCGAGTGCAAGGATCATCACGACGGCATAAAACGGCAGAAGCTCTTCTAATGGACCAAGTGGTACATCCATTACAGTACCAATTAAATCACGAAGTGGCTTCCATGAGTATCCAACAAATAACCCGATTGTGAGAACGCCAGCACCCTTATCATATATCGACCATGAAGACTCATCATCATCAACCTCGGTCTCAAGTGCAACATTCGAATCAGTACTGGTATCACTGGAGTCATCCGTTTCAAGCCCTGACTCTGTTGCCGCTCGGTCAGCAAGCTGAAATCCTTCTTCACCTTCGACAAGGACACCAGTTTCAATAAGTCGACCCCATCGTCCTGATGAAAGTTCATCCTTGACATCAAGCCATTTTACATCACCGTCATCGGCTCGGTCAAGAACAATCTCAACTGCTGCACGCATCCCATCATCACCAGCAACAAGATCGCGTACTTTCGATTCGATTCGTGGCATTTATCGAGTGTAATGAGTCGGCAGTAATGAAACTTGTAGTCTTAGCTGTGAATGAGGGCACTAGTTGCCTCCCCCTTCCTCAGCAAGCGTCAGATATAACCCCCGACACGGAAACAGGGAATCCAACCCTCAACAAGCGAAGCGTGAGAATCCCCGATCGCAGTTAGATTGGTAGTGCACTTCCTCGATTCCATACTATATCATATAGATTCGAGGAGAATACCTGCGGCTCTAGCCCTCCACAGAAATCTGCGAGTTCTGGTGTGCAAACGAGACCATAGTAGTCCACAGAAGAAGTGGGTGCTTAATTAGACATGCATCAGTCAGAATAGATCTCTCACATCGAATTAGTGAGTCAGTTCACCCAGAAGTTTGTTGAATCACTACGGTCTCGGTAACCCAGGATGAATCCGACAACACGGACCCAGTCCACGTTTCGATGCCTGTCCGAGATTTCCAATCTATAGCTTCAACTGATTGGCAGTTCAATTCAAAAATAGAAATCGGGCGAGAGTAATCGAAACTAGCTAATGACCGCCTGATTCTTACAGAATTGGCGTAGAATTGATTATTGCATGCATCAGAGAAGAAGCCCTGAGTCTGTCGAAGCCTGCAGAACTCCTCGAGGGACAAGCAACTCTGGAAGTCCAGACATGACAAAAAATAGCAGTGCTAGGCGCTTAACACTCCCAGCAGTCCCAGTTCTACCCGTCACAGCCTGTGAACCCAACACGGAGTCTCACCGTGTCAGGCTTCGGTGGGACTGCAAACCTGAAATCACCAACACTTAGGATTCTTTCGCGTTCACGCGGAGGAGAGTATCAGGAATTAATCACGTCGACAATCGAGTCAAAAACATCACCAGGTGTGGTTTCACCATTAACCGTAACTAGTTTGTCTCTGTCTCGATAGTGCTCAACTACTGGTTCCGTATTTTCTTCATACACGCGGAGTCGATCACGAACCGTCTCCTCTGTATCGTCATCACGCTGGGTAAGCGTTGCCCCGCACTCATCACAGACACCTGTCTCAGCAGGTGGTTCGAATTCAATATGATAGCTTGCCCCACATTCTGGGCACACACGCCGTCCGGTGAGGCGGTCAACAAGTTCCTCTTCACTGACCGAGAGTAAGATTGCAACATCAAGTTCGGTAATTGATGAGAGGACCTCAGCTTGCTCAATATTTCGAGGGTATCCATCAAGAACATAACCGTCAGCACTTGAGAGGGCTTCTTCAACAATTTTATTCACAACTGCATCAGGAACAAGTTCGCCCGCATCCATGTATGCACCTGGAGTATCATACTCGGTATCCATCTCAGAGATATCCATCTGCTTGTTTCCTCTCAATGCGTCGCCAGTAGTGACGTGTTCGAGACCAAACTCTTCGGCAAGCCGCTTCGATTGTGTTCCCTTTCCGGCACCCGGCGGACCGAGAAGTAAGATATGTTTCTCCATACTGGATATCTGTCTCTCCCCGTATAACATTGAAGATATATCGCTAGTGTGTGAATGAATGCACACAAAACTGTTGTTGAGTGGACTATCTCTTATATAGGTGAAGTGATAATTATAGGACACATCATATTTCGAGGAGAGTGACTGTGTTTACAATGATGCACTTCACAATACGGTCATATGACACGATTTGATGCAAAGACGCCTAAAGAACGCAGGACGCTCTTTGCTGAGGCGATTACAGCACATCGTGAGCGAGCAAGCGCGTTTATGACTCTTGAAGCTGACTCTCGTCCAGATAATAAAGATGAAGGAGTGCCTGCACCGTGGGTTCAGTTTGCTGAAAATATGTTTAATCTCGATGTGACGGAGTCTGAACTTGAGCGGGTTCATACACTCGTAGGTGAGTTTCCTGAATTTCGCGTTGAACAATTGGAATCCCCTGAAGACACTGAAGCCACGAATGTGCGGATTACTGCCCGCTCCGATGCAAATCGTCTTGCAGCGTTTGCCGATCGAATATTTATTGACGTGTACAATTGTCCAAATGAGTATCAAGCATGGGCAACCGCGGTGTAGCCAAAATATGGACAACGTTGGGGTCAAATATAATTCTCAAGATTAATCTTATATTGTAGTATGCTAATTCAGCTGATAGATAATTGAATATAATATATACAGACCTGGTCAGCTGAGATAGTATCTGTATGATCGTTCATACCGCCGCACGCGCAATTTCTTCGGGTCACATAGCCCCGGTATGTGCCCTTCTCAACCTATATATTGATTCACAATCCCTTACACACATATGCATATAGACGCGCAGATCGACGTCGGAGTCGGTCCTAGTGATATTGGGTTAAACAATCATAATGCTCGGGTCACATCAAAATTGGTTGATGTAGGTGATGTAACTCTGCATTGCGTTCTTGCTGGACCATCGGATGGCGATGTCGTTTTACTTTTACACGGATTTCCTGAGTTTTGGTATGAATGGCATGAGTATATTCTTCCATTGGCGGCTGCGGGATATCGCGTTGTCGTTCCTGATCAGCGTGGATATCATCGTAGTGAGCGTCCCGATGCAATTTCAGCATATCATCTCGACGCGCTGGCGACAGATATCTGTGGGATACTTGATGCAATAGGCGCAAAAAAAACACATATTGTCGGACATGACTGGGGTGCATTTGTTGCATGGTGGGTGGCTCTTCATCACCCAACGCGTCTTCGGACGCTTTCAGTAATTAATGTCCCACATCCGACGGCATTCAGACAAACTCTTTGGCGAAATCCAAAACAGGTACTTCGGAGTTGGTATGTTGGATTTTTCCAACTCCCTCGAGTGCCGGAAGCACTTGCACAGGTTGGTAACTGGGCGAGCGTCACGGCAATGATGCAACGGTCAAGCCGGGATGGAACATTTGATTCGACTGATTTTGAGCGGTATCGAACTGCGTGGGGGATTGATGGTGCATATGAGGCGATGATTAATTGGTATCGAGCGGTTGTTCGATCAAACCCACAGCCGGTACAGACACAGATAAGCACACCAACAATGCTGCTGTGGGGTGCACAGGATACATTTCTAACCCGCTCACTCGCAGAAAAAAGCGCGCAATACTGCACAAATAGTGAGGTTGTTATGTTTGAACAAGCGACGCACTGGATCACACATGAAGAGCAAACCCAGGTTCAAAACCGACTCCTCGATCACTTCAATAGTGCTCACAAAATTACACATCAAAAACGGCACTAATATGAATCATTTCAAAGCCAACTGGCTCGAATCGCTGTGTCTCTGTGAATCATCACCAGATTGCATAAGCAACGGTCGTTTTGAAATCTTACGGAAAGTCATATAGAGCCATCATGTGACATCCTCGCCCGTCTCTCGGACGGGAGTTTCTCACTCAGTAACGTGTCTTGGTGGACCTACCACTGACCCCCGCTCTGTGGCGAGTCATCGCCTGCCGATTTCCAAGGCAGGCTCTCCCCACGGATTGAGCCGGTTGGCTCTGTTCGCTGCTGCGTTCAAATCCGCTTGGTACTCCGACACCCAACACGAATCGTTCGTACAGTTGAACGTACCCCGATGCGGTCGATACCCAATGTTAACACGCATGGCACATCTTCGGAGTATGGTGCGGATGCACGTACACATACACGTATTCCACAGCAATCCCGTGTTCCGCTACCTTCTCTTCAATTCGTGACTGCAAGCGGGAGAACAGCCACTTGCCGAGACGCCGATTCGAGTACTTTCCAATGTCCTCGTCGGTGATACTGTCGAGATATTCGAGGATGATAACCGAGTTCTCGAACTGGGAGGCGTATTCGACGGTGCGATGTGAGGCTTTCTCGATTTCGTCTTCGATAGTGTCTTGTTATCGACCCACACGAGATCGGTCAAGAGGTTCGACGCATATCGTGGTCTCAATCGGTCTTCAGCACTGGCTTGTTTCTGTCGGAGGTGTCGGACGCGACCACCATCCACGAACAACGGGTCAACGGGTGTCTCGTCTCGGAGGGCACAGCCCACCAATAGTTTCGACTCATAGTCATTAGTGCAAGTCTCTACCGCCGTGATTGTCCGTGTCGGTGATGGGAACCGCTGAATCCGCGTCATTCGACACCGTCAGTGAAACTAT from Haloquadratum walsbyi C23 harbors:
- a CDS encoding DUF106 domain-containing protein, with the translated sequence MPRIESKVRDLVAGDDGMRAAVEIVLDRADDGDVKWLDVKDELSSGRWGRLIETGVLVEGEEGFQLADRAATESGLETDDSSDTSTDSNVALETEVDDDESSWSIYDKGAGVLTIGLFVGYSWKPLRDLIGTVMDVPLGPLEELLPFYAVVMILALATGLYSTLLQANLMNMEKMSAYQSRMKEIQERRKEAKEEGDDDALDAIQDEQMDAMGDQLGMFKEQFRPMVWIMFLTIPVFLWMYWSIGVGANAEAQVSLSTLVLPLVGEVAWTDSVLGPIQAWIVWYFLCSMGFTQIIRKSLNIDISPSAS
- a CDS encoding adenylate kinase; the protein is MEKHILLLGPPGAGKGTQSKRLAEEFGLEHVTTGDALRGNKQMDISEMDTEYDTPGAYMDAGELVPDAVVNKIVEEALSSADGYVLDGYPRNIEQAEVLSSITELDVAILLSVSEEELVDRLTGRRVCPECGASYHIEFEPPAETGVCDECGATLTQRDDDTEETVRDRLRVYEENTEPVVEHYRDRDKLVTVNGETTPGDVFDSIVDVINS
- a CDS encoding alpha/beta fold hydrolase, with the translated sequence MHIDAQIDVGVGPSDIGLNNHNARVTSKLVDVGDVTLHCVLAGPSDGDVVLLLHGFPEFWYEWHEYILPLAAAGYRVVVPDQRGYHRSERPDAISAYHLDALATDICGILDAIGAKKTHIVGHDWGAFVAWWVALHHPTRLRTLSVINVPHPTAFRQTLWRNPKQVLRSWYVGFFQLPRVPEALAQVGNWASVTAMMQRSSRDGTFDSTDFERYRTAWGIDGAYEAMINWYRAVVRSNPQPVQTQISTPTMLLWGAQDTFLTRSLAEKSAQYCTNSEVVMFEQATHWITHEEQTQVQNRLLDHFNSAHKITHQKRH
- a CDS encoding IS200/IS605 family accessory protein TnpB-related protein, whose product is MEDEIEKASHRTVEYASQFENSVIILEYLDSITDEDIGKYSNRRLGKWLFSRLQSRIEEKVAEHGIAVEYVYVYVHPHHTPKMCHAC